The nucleotide sequence GCGATCGAGGCGCGTGATGCCGGTATGAAAGAGGCCGCGCCCGTTCGCCGGAGCGCCGCCGGAGAACGTTACCGGCAGGCCGAGCTGCTCGTAGATGCTCGCGACGATCGAGCGGTGTCGCGGCGGCGCGTAGATCGCGCGCGGCTCGCGCGGCCGCAGGGGCTTGACATAGAGCATGCAGCTTTGGCGTTGCGTGGTCGTCGACAGCTCCATGTGCCGCGCGACGAAGCTGCGCGGCGCCTCACCGAGCGTGACGCCGCAAGCCTTCTCGCCGAAACTTTCGCTGGAGAGCTGCGTGCGCGGGTGATCGGTGACGGGCTCGGAGTAATACCCGGCGAGTCCGAGCGCGGCCGCTTCGGCCTCGGCTCGATCGAGCATCCTGTTCAAAAGATTACGGCCGCGGTGCGCCGGCAGCACGATCGCGCCGGCGAGGTCGGCAATGGGCGCGGCATGGTCACGAGCGAGCGCGCAGTGACCGACCACTTCCCCGTCACTCGCCAGCGCGACGATCGAAATATAGCTCCCCTGCTCGTTTAGCTCGACGAGCCGCTCCGGAGCGTAGACGGCGGCGAGATCGTAAGCGTAACCATACGTCAGGTAGAACGCGCGCGCGACGCCGATAGCGTCGCCGGGCACGAAGCGCCGGATCGTGTACTCCTGCGCGGGCGCGAGCGGGACGTCTTCTTCTGCCGGAATGGCCGCGGCTGCGGCGTCTTCCGCTGCGTGGGCCCGATTTACGATCAGCCGCAACTCGCTACCGGCTGCGCCGTGACAACGCCAGTGCACGACGTCGACGCCGGAGCACAGCTCGCTCCAGCGTGGATCGCGCCGCGCAAGTGCGTCGTCCATCGGCAGCCCGCGCTCGAACAGCGCGAGCTCGAGGTACGCCGGAGTGCACGCCGCGACGATCCGGATCGGCTCGCGTCCTTCCGCGAGCGCCTCGGTAACGATCGCGCCAAAACCCTCCCGTGCAGCTAACACGAGCCCGTGCGCACGTGCGGCCGAAAGCTCGGCACGCTCCGCAGCATCGGCGGCGAAGCGCTCCACGAGCGACCCGAACGCGGAATCCGGCGGCACTTTGAGCTCGGTTCTGAACGACATTACGGCGCAGGCGGAGCATCTCGGGCCGGGGAACTTCGGTCCATGAGGCTGCGTTATATCGCGTCGTTCGTTCTCCTGGCCGCTGCAGGCTGCGCGTCCAGTTCGCAACCGTCGCTGCCCTACATGCAAAGCGGCAACGCAGTGCGCGCTCTCGCGGGCACGGGCGCGGGCAAGATCACGCACGTGATCTTCGTCGTGCAGGAAAACCGCAGCTTCGACAACCTGTTCCAAGGCTATCCGGGCGCGGATACCGTCTCCAAGGGGTTGAACTCGAGCGGGCAGACGATCACGCTGCAACCGTCGTCGCTCAAGAACGTCTACGTTATCGATCACTCGGCGTACGCGATGTTCGCGGCGTGCAACGGCACGGGCACGGTTCCCGGAACCCAATGCAAGATGAACGGCTTCAACAATGAGGGCGCGTATGGAGGGCCCGCCAACCCGCAATACGTCTACGTGCCGCATAGCGAGTCGAAGCCATACTTCGACATGGCCCACGAGTGGGTCGTCGGAGATCGTATGTTTCAGTCGCAGCTCGACGAGAGCTTCGTAGCACACCAGTATGTGATCGCCGCGCAGGCAGCGTCGAGCGTCGATTTGCCGGCCTCGCTCATTTGGGGATGCGCGGGGGGCAAGTACGATACCGTCGCGACGATCACTCAGAACCGCAACCCCTACGGGCCGCAGCAGCAGGCCTGCTTCGACTACACGACGCTGGGCGACGAGCTCGACACGGCGCACCTATCCTGGCACTTCTACGCCGCGCGCTTCGGCAACGACGCCGGAGGCAACGGCGGGACGTGGTCCGCCTATCAGGCGATTCGGCACATCTTCAGGGGCCCCGATTGGAAGCACGACGTCGTTTCTCCGAACTGGCGGTTCATCACCGACGTGCGCGCCGGCAAGCTGGCCAACTTCACGTGGATCACGCCGTTGTGCGCGGAATCGGACCACCTCGAATGCGGCGGCGGCTACGGACCGTCGTGGATCGCCGCGATCGTCGACACCGTCGGCGCGAGCAAGTTCTGGAACTCGACGGCGATCTTCGTGCAGTGGGACGACTGGGGCGGCTTCTACGACCACGTCGCTCCGAAGTACCAGGATTACGACGGCGTGGGATTCCGCGTTCCGCTCTTAGTGATTTCGCCGTACGCGAAGAAGGACCACGTGTCGCACGTCCACTACGAGACAGCTAGCGTGCTGCGCTTCGCCGAGGACCTCTACGGCCTGCCGAATCTCGCCGCGGCGGACAAACGCGCCGCATCGCCGGCCGGCGACTGCTTCGACTTCTCGCAGGCGCCGCGTCCGTTCGTGTTCATCAAGGCCCCGTATCCGGCGAAGTTCTTCCTTCACCATCGCTTCGAGAGCGACTACTTCGCTCCCGACTACGAATAAACGTCAGTTGCTCACGGTCACGCCGAACGGCTCCTGCACGCTGATGCTCCACAGCGCCGCGCCGCCGGCCGGGTATTTGTAGAGCGCGAGCGAGCCGGCGTCCTGGCTGGGCGCGATCACACGCGCCCTTCGCGCTTCCCTTCTCCTGGCGACGGATCCGTTGATCCAGAACTCGTTGACGTAGTTCGCGCCGCTTAGTTTCGTGGATCCGGTGACGCTGCCGTTGGCGGGATCGATCTGATACACCGTAACGGTGTCGGTGTCGCCGACAGCGATGTGCTTGCCGTCCCACTGCACGCCGCCGGGCCACTCGATGGTCTGCTTGATCGGGATGTTAGTGAAGGTGCTGCCTCCCTTGGGAAGCTCGGCCAGCGCGAAGACCGAGCTGCTGTTGGCGCCATCGACGAAGAGGTTGCCCTTCGCGTCGTAACCGCAGAACCGGTAGTTGACGATGCTCGGGTCGCTGAAGGTCTGCGGCGTACCCTTCGCGCCGGCGTAGATTGCCACGTTCCCGCCACCCGACTTGCTCGAGAAGTTCGCGACCGCGAGGTTGCCGGTTGTAGGATCGACGGCGCAGCCTTCCGGATATTCGCCGGTATCGCTGAGCGTGGCGATCGGGCTGCTGCCGCCGTGAGCGTACTCGAGCAGCTGAGATGCGCCGTCGTTGGCGACCCAGACGTCGCCGCTCTTATCGACGCAGAGGCCGTACGGCGTAGTGAAGCCGGTGAGCGTCCCCATCAGCTGATGCGTCGAATACGAGTAGGCGTAGACGTCGTTGGTCAGCACGGACGAGACATAGATGAGAGGCTGTTGTCTGGCTTGCGGCGCCATCCATGAGGCACCGCGCGCCGCGGCCTGACGCAACGCGGGCTGTACCGGCGGCGCGGATCCGCTTGTGGCCGGACCTGCGCAGCCCGCTGCGAGTAGCACGAGCGCGAACGTTCCGATGATTGCGATTCGAGTGTTATGTAGCTTCGTCATGGCGGACCGGGGTTCGGCGCTCTCGTTCCGAATCCGCCACCTTGGAGCACCACCGGCCGACGAACCGCTCGGGTGCTGCAGACTCTAAATGAGAAATCCACTTCGATCGCTTCCGAATTTCTGGCATTTTGCGACCCAAGTGGATTTCCGGAATCGGTTAAAAAAGTTGGTGGAGCTGTCGGGGTGCTGCCCCCCGAGTCCAAGCAGCCTGACCGGCGCGTTCTCCAGGCTCAGCCTCGAATTTTTCTTGGTCGAACGGACGCCCCGAGACGCGGCTTACCGTTCGCTGCAGATCCTTGATCTCGCACGTGCGCCGAATCACACGCCAGTGCCAGCCCGAGTTGATGACCGGAGGGCGGAGCGGTTCGGGCCGACTCTCCGCGTCCGGTGGCTAACCTAGATTAGGCAGCCAGTGCGTATTCGTGATTGGCAGATATTGCCGTTTGCGATCGTTTTAGGAGTGCTCGCAACTCCGCCTGCTGACGCCGACCACGGACTGTCTTGTCGAACCTATTTCAGCCCCGCGTCGGACAAACATTATAACACCCCGAAGCAAGTGGGGAGTTGCGGCGCCGGACTGCGTGCGTCCGGCGCCTTGTGTTTCGAAGTGGTTACGCCCGCGACGCCTCTTGGCTAGCACCCATTGCGACGAGCACCGAGACGACCGTCATGATGAGCGCGCCGTACAAGTCGGCGAGCCAGGGATTGACGCCGCTCGACGGATCGTAGAAGTGGATGAGCCGCACGGTGATCACGAACAGCAGGTAGTTGATCACGAGGGCAAATAGGCCGTGCGTGATCCAGGTGAGAGGCAGTGAGATCAACCGAAGAATCGGACCGATAAGCATGTTGACCACGCCAAAAACAATCGCCGCGATGATGGCATTCCATACGCTAACGTTGTGGTAGAAGCCGGGGACGAATTTCCCGATGCAGTAGAAGACGAGGGCATTGATGAGAAACCGTAGCAACCAGTTCACTATCTGTAGCCTCCTTCCAGCTCTTGCTTAATCTTTGCGGCCAACGCGGGCGTCATCCCTTTGACGGCCGCAATTTCGGAGAGGCCGGCGCGGCGAATACCGGCCGGGGAGCCGAAGGCCGAGAGAAGGCGCTTGCGGCGAACGGGGCCGACGCCCGCGAGCGCGTCGAGGGCCGAGCGCGTCATCGATTTGTCCCGCCGCTGGCGATGGTACGTCACGGCGAATCGGTGGGCTTCATCGCGGATTCGCGCAACCAGGTGCAGGGCCGGAGAGTTGGCGGGCAAGACGATTGGGTCGGGCTGATTCGGCAAATAGAGCCACTCGTGCTCCTTGGCCAGGCCAGCCACGGCGAGGCCCGTCATGTCCAGCTCCTCGAGCACCTCGACGACGGCGCTGAGCTGGCCCTTCCCCCCGTCGATCAGTAGCAGGTCAGGCTTCTTGTTGAACTTTTCTTTCTTCGCCAGCTCCCGCTCGAGCGGCGTTTCCGTTCGATCGGTCTCGCGGCGCAGATAGCGGAGCCGGCGCCGCAGCGTCTCCTGCATCATCGCAAAGTCGTTGGGTCCGCGATCGTATTGAATCTTGAACTTTCGGTACTCGCTCTTCTTTGCGCGACCCTCGACGAATACGACCATCGACGCCGTCGGATTGGTACCCTGAATGTTCGAGACGTCATAGCATTCGATGCGATGCGGCGGCTCGGGGAGCTCGAGCGCGTCGGCGAGATCGGTGAGCGCGCGCGCCTGAGCCGTCTCCTGCACTTCTTGATGCGCCAAGAACGCCTTCAGGTTTTGCTCCGCGTTCTTCCGCACGAGCCGCAGATACTCGGCGCGGGCACCGCGCTGCGGCTGCAGGATACGAACGCGCTGGCCCTTCACGTCAGAAAGCCACGCTTCGATCGTCGCGCGCTCGTCCGGAAGCGCCGAGACGAGCAGCTCCTTCGGTACGGCCGCGGCCTGCGCTCTCGCCCGGCGCTTCTCCGGCACCGGCGCCTGGTTGTCGCGGGCGACGCGCGCGAGCGAGACGGTGTTGTCTTCCGGCGCACCCGCCGTGCGCGCCGTATAGAATTGCTTGAGAAACTCGCTCGTCAGCTCCTCGTCGGATTGTTCGTAGACGCCCTCCAGAATGAAGTACTCCTGGCCGATCAGCTTGCCGCCGCGCACGAGGAAGACTTGCATGCAGGCCTGCCCCTGCGCGCGAGCGATCGCGACGAGATCCATGTCGAGCCGCGACTTCCATACGACCTTCTGATTCTCGGTGACCCGGCGCACCTGAACGATGCGATCGCGAATGCGCGCGGCCGCCTCGAAGTTCAAGTGCCCGGCCGATTCAGCCATCTCTCGCTGCAGCCGCGCCAGCAGCGAGTCTTGCTTGCCTTCGAGGAACAGCACGACCTCGTCGATCGTCCGATCGTAATCTTCTTCCGTTTGATATCCGACGCACGGCGCCAGGCAGCGCTTGATGTGATACTGCAGGCAGGGACGCATGCGGCGCCCGTCGATCGGCTCGCGGCACGTGCGCAGCGGAAAGACCAGTCGCACCAAATCGATCAGCTCGCGCAGCCCGTGTGCGTTCGTATACGGTCCGAAGTAGCGCGCCCCGTCGTTGCGGACCATCCGCGTAAACACGACCCTCGGAAACGGCTCGTTGGTGACCTTGAGATAAGGATAGCGTTTGTCGTCGCGCAGCCGGACGTTAAACGGGGGCTGATGGCGCTTGATGAGGTTGGCCTCGAGTATCAGCGCCTCGACCTCGTTGGTCACGACGATCGTTCGCACATCGGCGACCTTCTCCACCATGGCGGTCGTGCGCGGAT is from Candidatus Binatia bacterium and encodes:
- a CDS encoding alkaline phosphatase family protein; this translates as MRLRYIASFVLLAAAGCASSSQPSLPYMQSGNAVRALAGTGAGKITHVIFVVQENRSFDNLFQGYPGADTVSKGLNSSGQTITLQPSSLKNVYVIDHSAYAMFAACNGTGTVPGTQCKMNGFNNEGAYGGPANPQYVYVPHSESKPYFDMAHEWVVGDRMFQSQLDESFVAHQYVIAAQAASSVDLPASLIWGCAGGKYDTVATITQNRNPYGPQQQACFDYTTLGDELDTAHLSWHFYAARFGNDAGGNGGTWSAYQAIRHIFRGPDWKHDVVSPNWRFITDVRAGKLANFTWITPLCAESDHLECGGGYGPSWIAAIVDTVGASKFWNSTAIFVQWDDWGGFYDHVAPKYQDYDGVGFRVPLLVISPYAKKDHVSHVHYETASVLRFAEDLYGLPNLAAADKRAASPAGDCFDFSQAPRPFVFIKAPYPAKFFLHHRFESDYFAPDYE
- a CDS encoding GNAT family N-acetyltransferase produces the protein MSFRTELKVPPDSAFGSLVERFAADAAERAELSAARAHGLVLAAREGFGAIVTEALAEGREPIRIVAACTPAYLELALFERGLPMDDALARRDPRWSELCSGVDVVHWRCHGAAGSELRLIVNRAHAAEDAAAAAIPAEEDVPLAPAQEYTIRRFVPGDAIGVARAFYLTYGYAYDLAAVYAPERLVELNEQGSYISIVALASDGEVVGHCALARDHAAPIADLAGAIVLPAHRGRNLLNRMLDRAEAEAAALGLAGYYSEPVTDHPRTQLSSESFGEKACGVTLGEAPRSFVARHMELSTTTQRQSCMLYVKPLRPREPRAIYAPPRHRSIVASIYEQLGLPVTFSGGAPANGRGLFHTGITRLDRIATVDVEAVGTETAELVYQAVEDLRATQRLGAVYASLPLEDAGTPALCEALESRGFFFSGVGPWMLDGKDALRLQMPLTPIDLSAIVVIGEFGKILFDYVASERNRCAGDRG
- the uvrC gene encoding excinuclease ABC subunit UvrC, whose product is MTALETLAQIPDAPGVYLMIGRDGEILYIGKAISLRSRVRSYFQEGAVHHPRTTAMVEKVADVRTIVVTNEVEALILEANLIKRHQPPFNVRLRDDKRYPYLKVTNEPFPRVVFTRMVRNDGARYFGPYTNAHGLRELIDLVRLVFPLRTCREPIDGRRMRPCLQYHIKRCLAPCVGYQTEEDYDRTIDEVVLFLEGKQDSLLARLQREMAESAGHLNFEAAARIRDRIVQVRRVTENQKVVWKSRLDMDLVAIARAQGQACMQVFLVRGGKLIGQEYFILEGVYEQSDEELTSEFLKQFYTARTAGAPEDNTVSLARVARDNQAPVPEKRRARAQAAAVPKELLVSALPDERATIEAWLSDVKGQRVRILQPQRGARAEYLRLVRKNAEQNLKAFLAHQEVQETAQARALTDLADALELPEPPHRIECYDVSNIQGTNPTASMVVFVEGRAKKSEYRKFKIQYDRGPNDFAMMQETLRRRLRYLRRETDRTETPLERELAKKEKFNKKPDLLLIDGGKGQLSAVVEVLEELDMTGLAVAGLAKEHEWLYLPNQPDPIVLPANSPALHLVARIRDEAHRFAVTYHRQRRDKSMTRSALDALAGVGPVRRKRLLSAFGSPAGIRRAGLSEIAAVKGMTPALAAKIKQELEGGYR
- a CDS encoding phage holin family protein — its product is MNWLLRFLINALVFYCIGKFVPGFYHNVSVWNAIIAAIVFGVVNMLIGPILRLISLPLTWITHGLFALVINYLLFVITVRLIHFYDPSSGVNPWLADLYGALIMTVVSVLVAMGASQEASRA